One region of Solea senegalensis isolate Sse05_10M linkage group LG14, IFAPA_SoseM_1, whole genome shotgun sequence genomic DNA includes:
- the uchl5 gene encoding ubiquitin carboxyl-terminal hydrolase isozyme L5 has protein sequence MAGSAGEWCLMESDPGVFTELIKGFGCKGAQVEEIWSMEPENFDNLKPVHGLIFLFKWQPGEEPAGSVVQDSRLDQIFFAKQVINNACATQAIVSVLLNCSHSDMLLGDTLTEFREFSQSFDAAMKGLALSNSEVIRQVHNGFARQQMFEFDAKSSAKDEDAFHFVSYVPVNGRLYELDGLREGPIDLGVCNQDDWISAVRPVIEKRIQKYSEGEIRFNLMAIVSDRKMIYERKIAELQTQLTEDEPMDTDQSSTFLSSIQSEIAKYQLLIEEENQKLKRYKIENIRRKHNYLPFIMELLKTLAEYQQLIPLVEKAKEKQSTKKAQEAK, from the exons atggcTGGCAGCGCAGGAGAGTGGTGTCTGATGGAGAGTGACCCCGGGGTGTTCACAGAATTGATAAAAGGATTTG GCTGCAAAGGAGCCCAGGTTGAGGAGATCTGGAGTATGGAGCCAGAGAACTTTGACAACTTAAA ACCAGTTCACGGCTTGATTTTCCTGTTCAAGTGGCAGCCTGGTGAAGAGCCCGCTGGGTCTGTTGTCCAGGACTCAAGACTTGACCAAATCTTCTTTGCTAAACAA gtCATTAACAACGCTTGTGCCACACAGGCAATTGTCAGCGTTCTGCTTAACTGTTCCCATTCTGACATGTTGCTTGGAGACACACTGACTGAGTTCAGAGAGTTTTCGCAGAGTTTCGACGCCGCT ATGAAAGGTCTGGCTCTCAGCAACTCTGAAGTGATCAGACAAGTTCACAACGGCTTTGCCAG aCAGCAGATGTTTGAATTTGATGCAAAGTCATCAGCAAAGGACGAGGACGCCTTCCACTTTGTGAGCTATGTTCCTGTTAACGGCAGACTATACGAGCTGGACGGACTTCGAGAGGGGCCAATTGACCTGG GTGTTTGCAATCAAGATGATTGGATCAGCGCAGTTCGGCCAGTGATTGAGAAAAGAATACAAAA gtACAGTGAAGGAGAGATCCGATTCAACCTAATGGCCATCGTGTCAGACAGAAAGATGATATACGAGAGGAAAATCGCAGAGCTCCAGACTCAGCTTACTGAG GATGAGCCAATGGACACAGACCAGAGCAGCACGTTCCTTAGTTCCATCCAGTCAGAGATCGCAAAGTACCAGCTACTTATTgaagaggaaaatcagaaactTAAACGATATAAA ATTGAAAACATTCGACGAAAGCACAACTACCTTCCTTTCATCATGGAGCTACTGAAGACGCTGGCAGAGTACCAGCAGTTAATACCCTTGGTGGAGAAG GCAAAGGAGAAACAGAGCACCAAAAAAGCTCAGGAGGCCAAGTGA
- the glrx2 gene encoding glutaredoxin 2 isoform X2, which produces MYTRCFVDVTGGLPSTSHTASGGHVRMGNFTSSTPASLSSTACVRYVQEIVSQHCVVIFSKTTCPYCKMAKNVFNEIGATYKVIELDEHGDAGRLQDALTQITGARTVPRVFINGNCIGGGSDTKQLHQQGKLVPLIETCAPCCAASSSEGSGSGQFESDK; this is translated from the exons ATGTACACGCGGTGTTTTGTCGACGTTACTGGTGGCTTGCCTAGTACGTCACACACTGCTTCCGGTGGTCACGTAAG GATGGGGAATTTCACATCCTCCACTCCTGCAAGTCTGTCCAGCACAGCCTGTGTGCGGTACGTTCAG GAAATTGTGTCACAGcattgtgttgtgatattttctAAGACCACTTGTCCCTATTGCAAAATGGCCAAGAATGTGTTCAATGAAATCGGTGCAACCTACAAAGTGATTGAACTGGATGAACATGGTGATGCGGGGCGACTGCAAGATGCCTTGACTCAGATCACTGGTGCCAGAACG GTGCCGAGAGTCTTCATTAATGGAAACTGCATCGGCGGTGGCTCCGATACCAAACAGCTCCATCAGCAGGGAAAGTTGGTGCCCTTGATCGAAACGTGCGCGCCCTGCTGCGCTGCGTCCAGCTCTGAAGGCTCGGGCAGCGGACAGTTTGAGTCTGATAAATGA
- the glrx2 gene encoding glutaredoxin 2 isoform X1, protein MCLFRLAVHVIVMLIVSLSFVSSNDVFTFIRMGNFTSSTPASLSSTACVRYVQEIVSQHCVVIFSKTTCPYCKMAKNVFNEIGATYKVIELDEHGDAGRLQDALTQITGARTVPRVFINGNCIGGGSDTKQLHQQGKLVPLIETCAPCCAASSSEGSGSGQFESDK, encoded by the exons ATGTGTCTTTTCAGACTAGCAGTTCATGTTATTGTGATGCTAATTGTTAGCCTCAGCTTCGTCTCTTCCAATGATGTCTTTACGTTCATAAG GATGGGGAATTTCACATCCTCCACTCCTGCAAGTCTGTCCAGCACAGCCTGTGTGCGGTACGTTCAG GAAATTGTGTCACAGcattgtgttgtgatattttctAAGACCACTTGTCCCTATTGCAAAATGGCCAAGAATGTGTTCAATGAAATCGGTGCAACCTACAAAGTGATTGAACTGGATGAACATGGTGATGCGGGGCGACTGCAAGATGCCTTGACTCAGATCACTGGTGCCAGAACG GTGCCGAGAGTCTTCATTAATGGAAACTGCATCGGCGGTGGCTCCGATACCAAACAGCTCCATCAGCAGGGAAAGTTGGTGCCCTTGATCGAAACGTGCGCGCCCTGCTGCGCTGCGTCCAGCTCTGAAGGCTCGGGCAGCGGACAGTTTGAGTCTGATAAATGA
- the glrx2 gene encoding glutaredoxin 2 isoform X3, protein MFSRAGSFPRTAWNYCRRMGNFTSSTPASLSSTACVRYVQEIVSQHCVVIFSKTTCPYCKMAKNVFNEIGATYKVIELDEHGDAGRLQDALTQITGARTVPRVFINGNCIGGGSDTKQLHQQGKLVPLIETCAPCCAASSSEGSGSGQFESDK, encoded by the exons ATGTTTTCTCGAGCAGGAAGTTTTCCGAGGACGGCGTGGAACTACTGCCGAAG GATGGGGAATTTCACATCCTCCACTCCTGCAAGTCTGTCCAGCACAGCCTGTGTGCGGTACGTTCAG GAAATTGTGTCACAGcattgtgttgtgatattttctAAGACCACTTGTCCCTATTGCAAAATGGCCAAGAATGTGTTCAATGAAATCGGTGCAACCTACAAAGTGATTGAACTGGATGAACATGGTGATGCGGGGCGACTGCAAGATGCCTTGACTCAGATCACTGGTGCCAGAACG GTGCCGAGAGTCTTCATTAATGGAAACTGCATCGGCGGTGGCTCCGATACCAAACAGCTCCATCAGCAGGGAAAGTTGGTGCCCTTGATCGAAACGTGCGCGCCCTGCTGCGCTGCGTCCAGCTCTGAAGGCTCGGGCAGCGGACAGTTTGAGTCTGATAAATGA